In Caretta caretta isolate rCarCar2 chromosome 4, rCarCar1.hap1, whole genome shotgun sequence, one genomic interval encodes:
- the LOC125636109 gene encoding alveolar macrophage chemotactic factor-like produces MDNKITLSLLLLTLTGFCHESLLGGELRRRCLQTASGLRSPKHLVHVEIVPKGPQCGTVEVIATLKTSQQICLDPEAKWVKMIIKRILCSSSGRLRK; encoded by the exons ATGGACAACAAGATCACATTGTCCCTCCTGCTGCTTACTCTCACAGGCTTCTGTCATG AGTCACTTCTGGGTGGAGAGTTGCGGCGTCGGTGTCTCCAGACGGCCTCGGGCTTGAGGTCACCAAAGCACTTGGTACATGTGGAAATCGTCCCCAAAGGCCCACAGTGCGGCACCGTGGAAGTCAT TGCGACATTGAAGACGAGCCAGCAAATCTGTTTGGATCCCGAGGCCAAATGGGTGAAGATGATAATTAAGAGGATTTTATGCAG CTCATCCGGCAGACTGCGCAAATAG
- the LOC125629684 gene encoding uncharacterized protein LOC125629684 yields the protein MGAGSCGRTARGLPGGDPGPRAGPRAQPLARGRGRRSPAEAGFSGRSAPSAPGISRPGPRGDKSDCGALRWLRAEPSPAAQHQPPPPARTMSRPRSFALGRPLLLLLLLLLLAACAALCRGAPMAGELRCQCVQTVSAVIPPKRIALVELIPEGPHCGVPEIIATTKQGKKICLEPSAPWVKLIVTKILSSKSNKL from the exons ATGGGAGCCGGGAGCTGCGGCCGCACCGCTCGGGGACTTCCGGGCGGGGATCCCGGCCCCCGGGCCGGTCCCCGAGCCCAGCCCTTggcgcggggccggggcaggcggAGCCCGGCTGAAGCGGGTTTCTCCGGCCGCTCCGCCCCCTCTGCCCCGGGAATTTCCCGGCCGGGTCCCCGCGGGGATAAAAGCGACTGCGGGGCGCTGCGGTGGCTCAGAGCTGAGCCGAGCCCAGCAGCCCAGCACCAGCCTCCGCCGCCAGCCCGGACCATGAGCCGCCCCCGGAGCTTCGCCCTCGGccgccccctgctgctgctgctgctgctgctgctcctggcggcCTGCGCCGCGCTCTGCCGGG GGGCCCCCATGGCCGGCGAGCTGCGGTGCCAATGCGTGCAGACCGTGTCCGCGGTGATCCCCCCGAAGCGCATCGCCCTCGTGGAGCTGATCCCCGAGGGGCCCCACTGCGGGGTGCCAGAAATCAT AGCCACCACGAAGCAAGGCAAGAAAATCTGTCTGGAGCCCAGCGCGCCCTGGGTCAAGCTGATCGTCACCAAGATCCTGAGCAG TAAATCTAACAAGCTgtga